The Arachis ipaensis cultivar K30076 chromosome B07, Araip1.1, whole genome shotgun sequence genomic interval GATTTGACAAGGCATCAGATCTATGAAACATGAATTGACGAGGGGTTATGCACAAATATCTATTAACTAACCCTCATCAACTTCACCGCTGCAAAAAATTCAGATTGAAAGGAAGAAACGCATGACGACGATTATATATGTACACCTAAAAACCACCTACTCCAGAGAAATGCTTCTTCATGGCTCGATCCTTCCTGTAATGAttgcttcttcctcctcctcctcctcccctcCCTCTGCCTCTACCTCTCCCTCTTTGTCCTTGCCCTTCAGCCTCCGGGACATCAGATTGTTTATCCTGCTGTTGCTGTTGCTGCTGTGGCGGAACCTCATTTCGTTTTCCCCCTCCCTTCCTTTCTCTGCTTCCAGGTTTGCCCAACATCCCTCTTCCCTCTGTTTCAGAAACACGAGACTGATCATCATCCTCCTTATAGGCTTCTGTCAGCTTCTTTACTGCGCCAAGAGGAAAGTTTCCACCACGTCCAAGACCATGTATTAGTTCTGTCTGAGCTTGGTTGACTAGTGAAGCTTCATCAGAATTTGCCACCGCCACTGCACCTGCCACTTTATAGCTATAATTCTTACCATCCTTGACATAGTACTGTGGTTTTTTCCTGGAGCCCCATTTTGAATGAGGCGCATTTTGGGCTGAGTTTCCCATCTCTGTTGTCCATGATTTACCCGATTTTGCACTGACTTGATCAGCCAGTGTCTCATTTTCCTCTACTCCAGAGTCCGCTACACTTAGACCCAAGTCATCAAAAGAGTCATCATATTCATCGTCATATTCATATTGCAAAACCATAGCAGCAGTTTTTGATGTATTTTCGTCATCCTTTTTATCCAGAATACCAATACCAGGTTCATCATCCTTCGATTTCCTCACAAATTTTCCTACAGGAGCTGAGGATGACATCAATTGCCCCCCTGTCTGTTGCTTGACACTGACAACTTCTGTAGATGAAGAATCAACTAGTTTACCTTTTCCTTTATCTTTCCCACCCACAGTGGTGGGCTTGCCTGTTGGCAACGTCTCTAGTGTTGGGTCCAAGTGTTTCAGATCTTCATGAAGGGTTCCTTCTAAAATTCTTTGAATAACCTCTTCTGGATTCTGGTCATACACCTCAAGACATGCAGTCAAAAACCCTTTACCATAATCAGGAAAGAGGTCCCTAATTTGACTTATTTTTGACTCCACAATTGCAGCATCTTCATCCATCTGCAATGTTTGATTTGGCACTGGGGTTCTTGTAGAATCTGGCTCCTTAAGTATATCTTTTGGAGAACCAAAAATCCCAGATAAATATTGAAGCTGTTCGTCATCGATGAGTATCCATCCTGAATGAGAGTAACTAGattagacaaacataaagaacaATCATATGCTAAGCTATATAAACCATTATTAATTTATAATAGAATATCTTGAGACTTGACATAGAGAAGGCAACAAAGTAGTCCTTCTAAAAATGTTTAGTAGATCTAGTTATCTACTGAAATCCATACCAGCCCCAATAAGTTATGTACAATTTCTACATACAAATGCAGGTGAACTACACCTATTTAAGTAAAGATAATTACCATTATCCTTTAATCTCTCCATTCTGCTTAATATATTGAAACTCCTCTCAAGATCTTGAAGAAATGTTTGCTTCTGATGGCTTTCCTGAAGCTGTAATGATACCGAATTGATTTCTCTAAATGTTTGAACCAGAATATCTGCTCTAATGAGTGGGTCCTCCACATTGGCAGGAAACATCTTTGTGGCAGCTGGGAGAGGATTGCTATCTCCAAACACTTCTTCACTTAGATAACAAGAGCTCAACAATTGCCACCCAAACTTCAATAATCTCATTCTTAACATCTTCAAACTTACTACTATATTAGCTACTGTTTCATCTTGTCTATCAGCAAAAATGATATGGAATCCCTTTTGCAAGGATGGAATCAGTGAATCATGCAATCTGGCAAGGAAGCTCAGCAGTTCCTCATTTCCATAGCTACAGCAGCAgacaagaaaaatattaaaattttctaGAGGAAAATTTCAATTGTGAATGTTACTCTTAGGTTCTATTCTGAAATTTTGATAAATTAATTCAACATAAATCTTTAACAAGTGATAGACCAAACATTATGCATGATGGGTATTATTTATGGGGGAAAAAATTCGTCTTTAAGCATTTATAGAACACCAAAAGTTTCAAATCTCAATGTAAAAGATACCTTGTTTCAATAGGGCAAGAGAAGAATATAACTGCTGGTTTGTATGAACAAACAAAAGCATCCATCGATACAATAGCATCATTCAAAAAATCCATCACCTATCACAAAGACATATGACATCAATATACTACTTTGTGACAAATTGGGCATCAAAATTTTACACTTATTTTAAGCTTTCCATATCTGCTTTATCATCCCATCAGTGGAAATCGTGTTGGGACTCATTTTCAATGAGCAAGAAGTATCGCAATTCACCTCCAAAAGATCAGCTTGAAGAAAAGTAGCATTATGGTGATCAGGATTTCCAGAAGAAAATAACACCTGTATACAATCCCCAAAAAGCAAGTTTGTTACTTATTTCTTCATAATACCATGGCCATCAACATTCTATCATGAATGAATCAATCATAAATGTTTGTTTTCTAAAAGACACACATGCATTAATacctttaaaataaataataatttatggaAACATGATAAAGACGATCATCAGGGACATCATAGCTAACCAGGATGTTCAAAAGGAATGCACGGGGAAATGATCAGGAGTCATATATGGTCAAATAACTCCAACCAGTTTACATAAAGACAACATACTAAGTACTAACAAGAATGAGAAGACAGTAATTGGCAAATCACAGTTATAACCCAACGACAATTTGTCAAACTATGAGAATACCTCCAATGAGGAGCTGCAACGCTCATGCATTGTGCTAACAATCCCTAGAAAATGGGATATTACTGTGGTCAGATCATTATGGATCCAAGGCTGAGCATTCAAAGCATTTCTGACCTACAATACATGAGAGAGGAAAGGATAAAAGAAGCAAGTTAAAACTAATGTAGTCACCACAACAAAGTTCTTTATATAAGAAATTGCATCTAAACAAAATAATCATTCATCCACTACTGATTAAAAACTATTACCAGCAATCTTGTTATTTCTTCATTTTCATGACCATATATGGCACATATATCAAACAACTTTGGCAATTCAAGCAACTTCTTCTCCTGCAAAAGAACTACATGCAAGATTAGTGAACAACAGCAAATCCAAATCCAGACAATACAAAGTATGAGGCCAGGTACCTGTGCCCCAACATAAATCCACaaatataataattctatgaaacAATTCATTGGTAAAATATGTGATATACTATTAAATGCAGAAATGATTGATAAAATAAGCAGCATGCGCATAGACATTTTTAAGAAATAATTACCACCTTCACATTTAAGAGTTAAGACGTAACCAACAAGTATCATCAGACAACGGTTCCTAATGTAAACATTAGTTCTAACGTAAGTTCAAATTTCAGAATATAACGAAGTATAAACAAATGCCCATGCAAAGTAAAGCATTGTGATAATTGCATACCAAACCTGATtgcaaaaatacaaaacagacaaAAACTTTGAAAACCAACAATACAAAAAACCATTATGAGATGTACTAGTACTAGCTAGTAATAAGTAACAAACGCAACAAAACCATGCATTGGTGAGTCAAATAGAAAACCATTCGCTGTAAGCTAAAGCGTATTGCATTCCATTGTCCATAAATCGTACAAAACCCACCTTGATGATCTCTCAAAGTGAGGGCATCAGCAGCTCGAGCACCAGGATCCTTATTAGAAGAACTGCAAGACATATACATCAAAAACTCACCTAAGGACCACATATAGAAGAAAGGAAGATAGCTGAAACTGAAATCACATTCCAATTCCAAACTCATTGTCAACTTACATTCGATACAATACCATGAAAACCCGTCGACACAAATCAAGCTCTCCAACAATAACTCCGGCGACGATACCTTTGGCCCCGCGATGAGGGAAATCATACCATCTGCTCTTAAATTGCAGAAAGCTATCAAGAAACTCATGCAAAGAAGTATCACTAGCCACTGCAAACACATATATACAATATAACAAGAGACAAATTAGTAAGGGTTACAGTTCCAGAGATAAATTAGCAATTATTAACGCTTAACAGATAGAGTTCATATTAAGCACCTTGCTTCCAGAACTCCCTGGGTTTCAACTTGAGTAAGCGAGACAACTCTCGATTGAGAAGATCAACGACTCTCTGGGACTCTACGGGGTCCAATCCACCATCGTCGGCGCCAAGGCCAGCTGCGACGGCCTCGTCTTGAGGGAGGTAGCGGACGAAATTGCCAGCGGCAGGGTCAGTAGGGTTTGGGATATGTTGTGTGGCTCCTCTGCCTCTGAGTGAGGATGAGAGGGTAGGGTTTGGGTTTGGGTCTGagtttggattggaattgggagTTTTGGGGAAGAATTTATTGTGATTCCTGACGGAAGGTTTGTTATTGTTGGTATTAATGTCTTGCGTGCCATGATCGTATCGATTTGACATTGTGCTTATTATGAATATGAGAGATGAATGAAGGATTGATGAGAATTGCAAGCACAAGCTCGGGTGAGAGCGGAGACGAAGATGATTCGACAAAACAGTCACCGGCCTCGATGGGACAGACTTAGGGTATAACTCACTCTCCTACTTTGTAATTTGATTATGGCCATTATAAGTTTTTAATTTCATATTAAGGTGGGTAAaccatttaattaatttttttaaaaaaaatagtttaaacaataaatatttatattaaaagatAGTGTATTATACAATTATATTCCATAATGGTGGGATGTCATAATATAAAACATCAACATTTTTTAGCAATACACAGGTAATGTGTTGTTGTAACTCGAACCAGGTTTTTGCATGGAAGTGAGACATTTGGCAAGTTCTTGTTAATACGTAGGTAGCGTGATGTATGCAGTGGGAGCAGCTTTTCCAACACGGATGTTGCGTGTTACACCAGCTTTATCAGAGATTCGTTTGCTTCTTTCTAAAGAATCTATAACTTTTCAGAGATTCTTTGACCAACACATTGCTAGCTACTCTTGCGGAAAGGTGGAGGCCAGAGACTCACACCTTCGCATTGCTGGTGGGTGAAGTTACAGTGACACTCGAAGACGTGGCACATATGTATGACCTGATTGACGGAGCGGTTGTGACCAGTTGGACCGATAGTAGTCATGATTTCTTGGTCACCTACAGTCTAGCGATTTTCGACAGCAAACCCGTTGTGAGTAGTTCCTCCAAAAGTTACATAAAGTTGTCCTGTATTCGCCATATCAGTTACACACAACTTTTAGACACTTGAGAATCTGTTCAGCAATACGTTAAGATGTCTACTGGGTACCACCTTTTTCATCAATGGATTGTTGGTAGTGCTGATCTTGATTTGGATCTCATCGCATCCGAGCCATCATAGCAACCGTCTCAACCACACCGAGCATCGGTCAATGGTCGTCTTATCAAAGCCATCACAACACCACACCTGATAGTCGAGCGAGTGGTTGCATCAATCCGCATCTTGAGATTGATTGAGGTCGTCTAAATGTGCCAACAGATGTTTCGAGCACGCAAGCGGTCTTGGCTTGCATGTTAATATTTTCAGTGTCAACTAAATATTCAGGCGAAATAGTTAATGACACTCTAGATGGGACAGAGACTAATTTCAAAGACAATTTAGATGATATCTCCTCCGGTGGAATTGACATCTCCAGGCAGTTTGAGTTCAATAAGGTTgcggaagaagaaaatgaaacctTATACACCCAACAAAGAGAACATGATGTACATGTTGCAAAAAGGAGCTTCAATCTAAACAAAAAGTCATGGTTTGGAGATGATTTATCAGATCTATTATCACGTGAAAGCTGTAGATTTGTGACAGAATGTTTCTGGCCAGGTCAATACGATGTTGAAGAGAAATTTTGATTTATTACTTGGTTGTCTATTTTGGGAATTTTGATCTTTATACTCTATTGAACTTTGTTTTGACTTTAAAAATTCAAACATTGACTTGATTGTAAATTTAACAGACGTTGATAGTACACGAGGAAACGTAATTTGTAAATTTGTGCACATTAAGTAACCACTATAagtttttttaattcattaattttttttacttaacACAAATCCGAAAATTTATGTAATGCATTAAGTTACAGTGTttgaaacatattttttttttaaatagtgagAAGTTAAGTAGATTTTACAAGACaatatttaaacaaaaaaattcgAGTTATGAATATATTGCAACGGTTGGGAGAAAACCGCTGCAAAAAGAATATCTATTATATTTGCAAATTGACATTTTGCGGCGGTTAAAGTAAAATCGCTGCAAAATAAGAAGCTTTTGGTAGAATCTCCCTAATCTGTCGCAACCGTTGCCAGATTCCATTTAACAGCGGTTTCTAAATGTCCGCCGCTATCTGCCGATTTTTTTGTAGTGTAAATACTATCACGTGTTAACGTAtccaattttattcttaaaataaatttagaaatagtatatattatgtactaattttttttaatactttatataattaaaataNNNNNNNNNNNNNTAATTTAATTATTATCTACATATATAGTATTAAAATTACGCGTATTGGATAGTTATAAATTTAGTAAATAACAATTGTACAAATTTGTTTAAGAATCCAGCTAATCCCATTTTTAAAGTATGTTTTTTGATATTCGATATTTTTCATTTAATGCTCTACTTATTAAGTATAACAAGATCAGAAGCAAAATGTTAAGATATATCAACAATCTAGTCCTCTATTAATTTTCATTCATTCAAAATacttaaaaggaataaaatccccaACTTTAATTAATTATACGTGCTCGCACTACATAGGGCTTTAACCATAAATATACATGCACATAAGAAAGTTGATGATACATATTACTCGACAATGGGTTCTCTCACAAAATCTCATCTATGTTTTCTAGTTACCTTTCTTTTCGCCATTCATGTTTTACATTATATCTCACCTCTTGAAGCCAATAATAATGGCGGGTTCAGTGCTAGACTGATCCGGAAAAACCTTCCCTCTAGACGCAGCATCTTTCAGCCAAATATATATAACGGTGGAGAGTCCCCAGTGAATGCCTATCTTGGTCAATATCTCATGGAGGTTTCCATTGGAACTCCACCGGTAACCATTCAAGGTATCGCTGACACGGGTAGTGATCTCGTGTGGACGCAATGTGTACCATGCGATAATTGCTACAAGCAACAAAAACCCTTGTTTAATTCTCAAAAATCCTCCACTTATTCCAACATCGCATGCACCTCACAATTGTGTCATAAGTTGGACACAGGCGTGTGTTCTCCTCAGAAGCAATGCAACTACAGCTATGGCTATGGAGATTCTTCCTTAACAAAAGGTGTTCTTGCACAAGAAACACTTACCTTGGAGCAAAACCGTAAAGTTAGTGGCTTTATTTTCGGCTGTGGACATAATGACAAGGGTGGTTTCAATGATCATGAAATGGGtattattaaactactcttccaccTTAGTCTATGAtaacaataaagaagtctcgtgTCCCACAAATTCAACctaacagaatacataaattcaattacaattttagtctttattatcttatcttatctttatttgcttttatctttcataggacaatgctctatatatatttagttttaccttcataactcaattcaattcaattcaatcaatcaagaaatacaaagtataatattttttctctcttcttttcttattctttcacaattttatcaggTATAATCGGTCTCGGAAGAGGGGAAGTGTCTCTAATCTCTCAAATAGGTTTTAACTTTGGAGGCAAGTTGTTCTCGATGTGTTTGGTTCCATTTGGCACTGACCCAAGCATTTCAAGCGAAATTCGTTTTGGAAGTGGGAGTGAAGTAATAGGGCATGGTGTGGATTCTACACCTTTGGTTTTCAAGGAAGGTGATAAGACAACATATTCTGTTACCTTAAATGGTATTAGTGTGGGACATAAATTTTTACCCTTTAGTAGTTCTTCACAAACTGTAACCAAAGGTAACATGTTCCTAGATTCGGGGACACCACCAACTGTTCTACCACAAGATTTGTATGATCGATTGGTGGCTGAAGTGAGAAATCAGGTTAAGATGGAGCCCATTAAAGATGACCCACAACTGGGTAACCAGCTTTGCTATAAAACAAAGACTAATCTTCGTGGGCCTATATTGACAGCCCATTTTTTCGGTCATGTAAATCTACAGTTAAGTCCAATCCAAACCTTCATACCACCGAAAGATGGTGTTTTCTGCTTGGCATTTACCAACACTAGTAGCGCTGTCGGGATTTATGGCAACTTTGCTCAATCAAATTTTTGGATTGGGTATGATCTAGAACACCAGTTTGTCTCTTTCAAGGCAACTGATTGTACGAAACACTAGAGTTTCGCCCCCTCCCCCTCTTTTCTCATTCTATCCTATCTATTTCTTGAATAATTGATAATCCAACCGTACAAATTTATATCactatataaataataatttcttttatctattatatttattataggGTTTTGTTTTAAACTTTTGATTGTATTATATCCTCTGTTATTTGACTTTTCATTTTATTCGTGCACTTGATAATTTAACATATTTGGCTTCTGTTGTTAgaatctattatctattatatattactaattttacaaccaaaatttgTCACATATCACTctctcattac includes:
- the LOC107606371 gene encoding activating signal cointegrator 1 complex subunit 2 (The sequence of the model RefSeq protein was modified relative to this genomic sequence to represent the inferred CDS: added 105 bases not found in genome assembly), which translates into the protein MSNRYDHGTQDINTNNNKPSVRNHKKFAPKTPNSNPNPNPTLSSSLRGRGATQHIPNPTDPAAGNFVRYLPQDEAVAAGLGADDGGLDPVESQRVVDLLNRELSRLLKLKPREFWKQVASDTSLHEFLDSFLQFKSRWYDFPHRGAKGIVAGVIVGELDLCRRVFMVLYRISSNKDPGARAADALTLRDHQVLLQEKKLLELPKLFDICAIYGHENEEITRLLVRNALNAQPWIHNDLTTVISHFLGIVSTMHERCSSSLEVLFSSGNPDHHNATFLQADLLEVMDFLNDAIVSMDAFVCSYKPAVIFFSCPIETSYGNEELLSFLARLHDSLIPSLQKGFHIIFADRQDETVANIVVSLKMLRMRLLKFGWQLLSSCYLSEEVFGDSNPLPAATKMFPANVEDPLIRADILVQTFREINSVSLQLQESHQKQTFLQDLERSFNILSRMERLKDNGWILIDDEQLQYLSGIFGSPKDILKEPDSTRTPVPNQTLQMDEDAAIVESKISQIRDLFPDYGKGFLTACLEVYDQNPEEVIQRILEGTLHEDLKHLDPTLETLPTGKPTTVGGKDKGKGKLVDSSSTEVVSVKQQTGGQLMSSSAPVGKFVRKSKDDEPGIGILDKKDDENTSKTAAMVLQYEYDDEYDDSFDDLGLSVADSGVEENETLADQVSAKSGKSWTTEMGNSAQNAPHSKWGSRKKPQYYVKDGKNYSYKVAGAVAVANSDEASLVNQAQTELIHGLGRGGNFPLGAVKKLTEAYKEDDDQSRVSETEGRGMLGKPGSRERKGGGKRNEVPPQQQQQQQDKQSDVPEAEGQGQRGRGRGRGRGGGGGGRSNHYRKDRAMKKHFSGVGGF
- the LOC107607962 gene encoding aspartic proteinase CDR1-like; this translates as MGSLTKSHLCFLVTFLFAIHVLHYISPLEANNNGGFSARLIRKNLPSRRSIFQPNIYNGGESPVNAYLGQYLMEVSIGTPPVTIQGIADTGSDLVWTQCVPCDNCYKQQKPLFNSQKSSTYSNIACTSQLCHKLDTGVCSPQKQCNYSYGYGDSSLTKGVLAQETLTLEQNRKVSGFIFGCGHNDKGGFNDHEMGIIGLGRGEVSLISQIGFNFGGKLFSMCLVPFGTDPSISSEIRFGSGSEVIGHGVDSTPLVFKEGDKTTYSVTLNGISVGHKFLPFSSSSQTVTKGNMFLDSGTPPTVLPQDLYDRLVAEVRNQVKMEPIKDDPQLGNQLCYKTKTNLRGPILTAHFFGHVNLQLSPIQTFIPPKDGVFCLAFTNTSSAVGIYGNFAQSNFWIGYDLEHQFVSFKATDCTKH